From the Cervus elaphus chromosome 20, mCerEla1.1, whole genome shotgun sequence genome, one window contains:
- the MUC1 gene encoding mucin-1 isoform X1 yields MTPDIQAPFLFLLLLLPVLTAANGTTITISDPSRPIQASSTQGSPTSSPTKETSWSTTTTSLTASSPNPSPTASPGHDDASSLTGSPAPSPAASPGHDSALTSASSPAPSPAASPGHDGASTLTGSPAPSPAASPGHDSASTSASSPAPSPAASPGPDSALTSASSPAPSPAASPGHDSASTSASSPAPSPAASPSHDGASTPTGSPAPSPAASPGHDSASTSASSPVPSPAASPGHDSALTSASSPAPSPAASPGHDSALTSASSPVPSPAAASTPTSSPAPSPAASPGHDSASTSASSPAPSPAASPSHDGASTPTGSPAPSPAASPGHDSASASASSPAPSPAASPGHDSALTSASSPAPSPAASPGHDSALTSASSPAPSPAAASTPTSSPAPSPAASPGHDSASTSASSPAPSPAASPSHDGASTPTGSPAPSPAASPGHDSASTSASSPAPSPAASPSHDGASTPTGSPAPSPAASPGHDSASTSASSPAPSPAASPSHDGASTPTGSPAPSPAASPGPDSALTSASSPAPSPAASPGPDSALTSASSPAPSPAASPGPDSASTPTGSPAPSPAASPGHHGPSTPTGSPAPSPAASPGPNSALTSASSPAPSPAASPGHDSALTSASSPAPSLAASPGPDSASTSASSPAPSPAASPGHDSALTSASSPVPSPAATSTPTGSPAPSPAASPGHDGASTLTGSPAPSPAASPGHDGASTPTGSPAPSPAASPGHDGASTPTGSPAPSPAASPGHDGASTPTGSPAPTPTASPGHDSVPSLTSSPAPGPTASPGHHGASSPTSSDTSSVTTSSASSSMVTSAHKGTSSGATMAPASKATPSSVPSSETAPSAASHITRTAASSTSPQQLPVRVFLFSLSFRITNLQFNSSLEDPQTGYYQELQRRILDLFSQIYKQRERDFLGLSEIKFRPGSVVAELTLAFGENTTAEWVKTQLSQLEAQAVKYNLTITEVSVHDALSPSSAQSGSGVPAWGIALLVLVCVLVALAIIYLIALVVCQCGQKKCEQLDIFPTLDAYHPMSEYSTYHTHGRYVPPGSTKRSPYEEVSAGNGGSNLSYTNLAATSANL; encoded by the exons CTTGACTTCAGCCAGCAGCCCTGCCCCGAGCCCGGCCGCCTCTCCAGGCCACGACGGCGCCTCGACTCTGACCGGCAGCCCTGCCCCAAGCCCAGCTGCCTCTCCAGGCCACGACAGTGCCTCGACTTCAGCCAGCAGCCCTGCCCCAAGCCCGGCCGCCTCTCCAGGCCCCGACAGTGCCTTGACTTCAGCCAGCAGCCCTGCCCCAAGCCCGGCCGCCTCTCCAGGCCACGACAGTGCCTCGACTTCAGCCAGCAGCCCTGCCCCGAGCCCGGCCGCCTCTCCCAGCCACGACGGCGCCTCGACTCCGACCGGCAGCCCTGCCCCAAGCCCGGCCGCCTCTCCAGGCCACGACAGTGCCTCGACTTCAGCCAGCAGCCCTGTCCCAAGCCCGGCCGCCTCTCCAGGCCATGACAGTGCCTTGACTTCAGCCAGCAGCCCTGCCCCAAGCCCGGCCGCCTCTCCAGGCCATGACAGTGCCTTGACTTCAGCCAGCAGCCCTGTCCCAAGCCCGGCCGCCGCCTCGACTCCTACCAGCAGCCCTGCCCCAAGCCCGGCCGCCTCTCCAGGCCACGACAGTGCCTCGACTTCAGCCAGCAGCCCTGCCCCGAGCCCGGCCGCCTCTCCCAGCCACGACGGCGCCTCGACTCCGACCGGCAGCCCTGCCCCGAGCCCGGCCGCCTCTCCAGGCCATGACAGTGCCTCGGCTTCAGCCAGCAGCCCTGCCCCAAGCCCGGCCGCCTCTCCAGGCCATGACAGTGCCTTGACTTCAGCCAGCAGCCCTGCCCCAAGCCCGGCCGCCTCTCCAGGCCATGACAGTGCCTTGACTTCAGCCAGCAGCCCTGCCCCAAGCCCGGCCGCCGCCTCGACCCCGACCAGCAGCCCTGCCCCAAGCCCGGCCGCCTCTCCAGGCCACGACAGTGCCTCGACTTCAGCCAGCAGCCCTGCCCCGAGCCCGGCCGCCTCTCCCAGCCACGACGGCGCCTCGACTCCGACCGGCAGCCCTGCCCCGAGCCCGGCCGCCTCTCCAGGCCACGACAGTGCCTCGACTTCAGCCAGCAGCCCTGCCCCGAGCCCGGCCGCCTCTCCCAGCCACGACGGCGCCTCGACTCCGACCGGCAGCCCTGCCCCGAGCCCGGCCGCCTCTCCAGGCCACGACAGTGCCTCGACTTCAGCCAGCAGCCCTGCCCCGAGCCCGGCCGCCTCTCCCAGCCACGACGGCGCCTCGACTCCGACCGGCAGCCCTGCCCCGAGCCCGGCCGCCTCTCCAGGCCCCGACAGTGCCTTGACTTCAGCCAGCAGCCCTGCCCCGAGCCCGGCCGCCTCTCCAGGCCCCGACAGTGCCTTGACTTCAGCCAGCAGCCCTGCCCCGAGCCCGGCCGCCTCTCCAGGCCCCGACAGTGCCTCGACTCCCACCGGCAGCCCTGCCCCGAGCCCGGCTGCCTCTCCAGGCCACCACGGCCCCTCAACTCCGACTGGCAGCCCTGCCCCAAGCCCGGCTGCCTCTCCAGGCCCCAACAGTGCCTTGACTTCAGCCAGCAGCCCTGCCCCAAGCCCGGCCGCCTCTCCAGGCCATGACAGTGCCTTGACTTCAGCCAGCAGCCCTGCCCCAAGCCTGGCTGCCTCTCCAGGCCCCGACAGTGCCTCGACTTCAGCCAGCAGCCCTGCCCCAAGCCCGGCCGCCTCTCCAGGCCATGACAGTGCCTTGACTTCAGCCAGCAGCCCTGTCCCAAGCCCGGCCGCCACCTCGACTCCGACCGGCAGCCCTGCCCCAAGCCCGGCCGCCTCTCCAGGCCACGACGGCGCCTCGACTCTGACCGGCAGCCCTGCCCCGAGCCCGGCCGCCTCTCCAGGCCACGACGGCGCCTCGACTCCGACCGGCAGCCCTGCCCCAAGCCCGGCCGCCTCTCCAGGCCACGACGGCGCCTCGACTCCGACCGGCAGCCCTGCCCCGAGCCCGGCCGCCTCTCCAGGCCACGACGGCGCCTCGACTCCGACCGGCAGCCCTGCCCCGACCCCAACTGCCTCTCCAGGCCATGACAGTGTCCCATCCCTGACCAGcagccctgccccaggccctACGGCCTCTCCGGGTCACCATGGCGCCTCGTCCCCAACCAGCAGTGACACCTCATCCGTGACCACCAGCTCTGCCTCGAGCTCCATGGTCACTTCAGCACACAAGGGCACCTCATCCGGGGCTACCATGGCCCCAGCCAGCAAGGCCACTCCATCCTCAGTTCCCAGCTCTGAAACTGCTCCCTCTGCTGCCAGCCACATTACCAGGACAGCTGCCAGCAGCACTAGCCCCCAACAGTTGCCTGTTAGGGTCTTCCTGTTCTCCCTGTCTTTTCGCATTACAAACCTCCAGTTTAACTCTTCCCTGGAAGATCCCCAAACTGGCTACTACCAGGAGCTGCAAAGACGCATTTTGGACTTG TTTTCGCAGATTTATAAACAGAGGGAGAGGGATTTTCTGGGCCTCTCAGAGATCAAGTTCAG GCCAGGATCTGTGGTGGCAGAATTAACTCTGGCCTTCGGAGAGAATACCACTGCCGAATGGGTGAAGACACAGCTCAGTCAGCTTGAAGCACAGGCAGTCAAATATAACCTGACCATCACTGAAGTTAGTG TGCATGATgccctgtctccttcctctgcccagtCTGGGTCTGGGGTGCCCGCTTGGGGCATCGCCCTGCTGGTGCTGGTCTGTGTTCTGGTCGCGCTGGCCATCATCTATCTCATTGCCCTG GTTGTCTGTCAGTGTGGACAAAAGAAATGTGAGCAGCTGGACATCTTTCCAACCCTGGATGCCTACCATCCTATGAGCGAGTACTCCACCTACCACACCCACGGGCGCTATGTGCCCCCTGGCAGTACCAAACGGAGCCCCTatgaggag GTTTCTGCAGGCAACGGTGGCAGCAACCTCTCTTATACAAACCTGGCAGCCACTTCTGCCAACTTGTAG
- the MUC1 gene encoding mucin-1 isoform X2 gives MTPDIQAPFLFLLLLLPVLTAANGTTITISDPSRPIQASSTQGSPTSSPTKETSWSTTTTSLTASSPNPSPTASPGHDDASSLTGSPAPSPAASPGHDSALTSASSPAPSPAASPGHDGASTLTGSPAPSPAASPGHDSASTSASSPAPSPAASPGPDSALTSASSPAPSPAASPGHDSASTSASSPAPSPAASPSHDGASTPTGSPAPSPAASPGHDSALTSASSPVPSPAAASTPTSSPAPSPAASPGHDSASTSASSPAPSPAASPSHDGASTPTGSPAPSPAASPGHDSASASASSPAPSPAASPGHDSALTSASSPAPSPAASPGHDSALTSASSPAPSPAAASTPTSSPAPSPAASPGHDSASTSASSPAPSPAASPSHDGASTPTGSPAPSPAASPGHDSASTSASSPAPSPAASPSHDGASTPTGSPAPSPAASPGHDSASTSASSPAPSPAASPSHDGASTPTGSPAPSPAASPGPDSALTSASSPAPSPAASPGPDSALTSASSPAPSPAASPGPDSASTPTGSPAPSPAASPGHHGPSTPTGSPAPSPAASPGPNSALTSASSPAPSPAASPGHDSALTSASSPAPSLAASPGPDSASTSASSPAPSPAASPGHDSALTSASSPVPSPAATSTPTGSPAPSPAASPGHDGASTLTGSPAPSPAASPGHDGASTPTGSPAPSPAASPGHDGASTPTGSPAPSPAASPGHDGASTPTGSPAPTPTASPGHDSVPSLTSSPAPGPTASPGHHGASSPTSSDTSSVTTSSASSSMVTSAHKGTSSGATMAPASKATPSSVPSSETAPSAASHITRTAASSTSPQQLPVRVFLFSLSFRITNLQFNSSLEDPQTGYYQELQRRILDLFSQIYKQRERDFLGLSEIKFRPGSVVAELTLAFGENTTAEWVKTQLSQLEAQAVKYNLTITEVSVHDALSPSSAQSGSGVPAWGIALLVLVCVLVALAIIYLIALVVCQCGQKKCEQLDIFPTLDAYHPMSEYSTYHTHGRYVPPGSTKRSPYEEVSAGNGGSNLSYTNLAATSANL, from the exons CTTGACTTCAGCCAGCAGCCCTGCCCCGAGCCCGGCCGCCTCTCCAGGCCACGACGGCGCCTCGACTCTGACCGGCAGCCCTGCCCCAAGCCCAGCTGCCTCTCCAGGCCACGACAGTGCCTCGACTTCAGCCAGCAGCCCTGCCCCAAGCCCGGCCGCCTCTCCAGGCCCCGACAGTGCCTTGACTTCAGCCAGCAGCCCTGCCCCAAGCCCGGCCGCCTCTCCAGGCCACGACAGTGCCTCGACTTCAGCCAGCAGCCCTGCCCCGAGCCCGGCCGCCTCTCCCAGCCACGACGGCGCCTCGACTCCGACCGGCAGCCCTGCCCCAAGCCCGGCCGCCTCTCCAG GCCATGACAGTGCCTTGACTTCAGCCAGCAGCCCTGTCCCAAGCCCGGCCGCCGCCTCGACTCCTACCAGCAGCCCTGCCCCAAGCCCGGCCGCCTCTCCAGGCCACGACAGTGCCTCGACTTCAGCCAGCAGCCCTGCCCCGAGCCCGGCCGCCTCTCCCAGCCACGACGGCGCCTCGACTCCGACCGGCAGCCCTGCCCCGAGCCCGGCCGCCTCTCCAGGCCATGACAGTGCCTCGGCTTCAGCCAGCAGCCCTGCCCCAAGCCCGGCCGCCTCTCCAGGCCATGACAGTGCCTTGACTTCAGCCAGCAGCCCTGCCCCAAGCCCGGCCGCCTCTCCAGGCCATGACAGTGCCTTGACTTCAGCCAGCAGCCCTGCCCCAAGCCCGGCCGCCGCCTCGACCCCGACCAGCAGCCCTGCCCCAAGCCCGGCCGCCTCTCCAGGCCACGACAGTGCCTCGACTTCAGCCAGCAGCCCTGCCCCGAGCCCGGCCGCCTCTCCCAGCCACGACGGCGCCTCGACTCCGACCGGCAGCCCTGCCCCGAGCCCGGCCGCCTCTCCAGGCCACGACAGTGCCTCGACTTCAGCCAGCAGCCCTGCCCCGAGCCCGGCCGCCTCTCCCAGCCACGACGGCGCCTCGACTCCGACCGGCAGCCCTGCCCCGAGCCCGGCCGCCTCTCCAGGCCACGACAGTGCCTCGACTTCAGCCAGCAGCCCTGCCCCGAGCCCGGCCGCCTCTCCCAGCCACGACGGCGCCTCGACTCCGACCGGCAGCCCTGCCCCGAGCCCGGCCGCCTCTCCAGGCCCCGACAGTGCCTTGACTTCAGCCAGCAGCCCTGCCCCGAGCCCGGCCGCCTCTCCAGGCCCCGACAGTGCCTTGACTTCAGCCAGCAGCCCTGCCCCGAGCCCGGCCGCCTCTCCAGGCCCCGACAGTGCCTCGACTCCCACCGGCAGCCCTGCCCCGAGCCCGGCTGCCTCTCCAGGCCACCACGGCCCCTCAACTCCGACTGGCAGCCCTGCCCCAAGCCCGGCTGCCTCTCCAGGCCCCAACAGTGCCTTGACTTCAGCCAGCAGCCCTGCCCCAAGCCCGGCCGCCTCTCCAGGCCATGACAGTGCCTTGACTTCAGCCAGCAGCCCTGCCCCAAGCCTGGCTGCCTCTCCAGGCCCCGACAGTGCCTCGACTTCAGCCAGCAGCCCTGCCCCAAGCCCGGCCGCCTCTCCAGGCCATGACAGTGCCTTGACTTCAGCCAGCAGCCCTGTCCCAAGCCCGGCCGCCACCTCGACTCCGACCGGCAGCCCTGCCCCAAGCCCGGCCGCCTCTCCAGGCCACGACGGCGCCTCGACTCTGACCGGCAGCCCTGCCCCGAGCCCGGCCGCCTCTCCAGGCCACGACGGCGCCTCGACTCCGACCGGCAGCCCTGCCCCAAGCCCGGCCGCCTCTCCAGGCCACGACGGCGCCTCGACTCCGACCGGCAGCCCTGCCCCGAGCCCGGCCGCCTCTCCAGGCCACGACGGCGCCTCGACTCCGACCGGCAGCCCTGCCCCGACCCCAACTGCCTCTCCAGGCCATGACAGTGTCCCATCCCTGACCAGcagccctgccccaggccctACGGCCTCTCCGGGTCACCATGGCGCCTCGTCCCCAACCAGCAGTGACACCTCATCCGTGACCACCAGCTCTGCCTCGAGCTCCATGGTCACTTCAGCACACAAGGGCACCTCATCCGGGGCTACCATGGCCCCAGCCAGCAAGGCCACTCCATCCTCAGTTCCCAGCTCTGAAACTGCTCCCTCTGCTGCCAGCCACATTACCAGGACAGCTGCCAGCAGCACTAGCCCCCAACAGTTGCCTGTTAGGGTCTTCCTGTTCTCCCTGTCTTTTCGCATTACAAACCTCCAGTTTAACTCTTCCCTGGAAGATCCCCAAACTGGCTACTACCAGGAGCTGCAAAGACGCATTTTGGACTTG TTTTCGCAGATTTATAAACAGAGGGAGAGGGATTTTCTGGGCCTCTCAGAGATCAAGTTCAG GCCAGGATCTGTGGTGGCAGAATTAACTCTGGCCTTCGGAGAGAATACCACTGCCGAATGGGTGAAGACACAGCTCAGTCAGCTTGAAGCACAGGCAGTCAAATATAACCTGACCATCACTGAAGTTAGTG TGCATGATgccctgtctccttcctctgcccagtCTGGGTCTGGGGTGCCCGCTTGGGGCATCGCCCTGCTGGTGCTGGTCTGTGTTCTGGTCGCGCTGGCCATCATCTATCTCATTGCCCTG GTTGTCTGTCAGTGTGGACAAAAGAAATGTGAGCAGCTGGACATCTTTCCAACCCTGGATGCCTACCATCCTATGAGCGAGTACTCCACCTACCACACCCACGGGCGCTATGTGCCCCCTGGCAGTACCAAACGGAGCCCCTatgaggag GTTTCTGCAGGCAACGGTGGCAGCAACCTCTCTTATACAAACCTGGCAGCCACTTCTGCCAACTTGTAG